Proteins encoded by one window of Enterococcus faecalis:
- a CDS encoding helix-turn-helix domain-containing protein: MEKNLTLEQVGNFVGVGKSTVRKWETGMIENMGRDKIVALSKVLDVSPLEILGIPETEETPFVVPTNIMNVYKQLTTENQEAVYRYAQKKLTEQNYF; the protein is encoded by the coding sequence ATGGAGAAAAATCTTACATTAGAACAAGTTGGAAATTTTGTTGGTGTTGGAAAAAGTACCGTCAGGAAATGGGAAACTGGAATGATTGAAAATATGGGGAGGGATAAAATTGTCGCCTTATCTAAAGTTTTAGATGTATCACCTCTTGAAATCTTAGGTATTCCTGAAACGGAAGAAACGCCATTTGTTGTCCCGACCAATATTATGAATGTTTACAAACAATTGACAACTGAAAATCAAGAAGCAGTCTATCGATATGCTCAAAAGAAATTAACAGAACAAAATTACTTTTAA
- a CDS encoding HD domain-containing protein, whose amino-acid sequence MTEKWREDEEYLSYVEDLLATEEVQKLAEYTQHMHSTRLEHSISVSYHSYKLAKRWNGNARATARAGLLHDLFYYDWRTTKFDEGSHAYVHPRIAAKNAEKITELSDLERDIIIKHMWGATIAPPKYKESYIVTFVDKYCAVKEAALPMTTAMKTKWRQYFGQQSI is encoded by the coding sequence TATGTAGAAGATTTATTAGCAACCGAAGAAGTCCAAAAATTAGCAGAATACACACAACATATGCATTCAACTCGTTTAGAACATTCAATTAGTGTTTCCTATCATAGCTATAAATTAGCAAAGCGTTGGAACGGCAATGCTCGTGCAACAGCTCGTGCCGGTTTATTACATGATTTGTTTTACTATGATTGGCGCACAACAAAGTTTGACGAAGGCTCTCATGCCTATGTTCATCCACGAATTGCAGCCAAAAATGCTGAAAAAATTACAGAGTTGTCTGATTTAGAACGAGACATTATTATTAAACATATGTGGGGTGCAACTATTGCACCACCAAAATACAAAGAAAGTTACATTGTAACCTTTGTTGACAAATATTGTGCTGTGAAAGAAGCGGCGTTGCCGATGACGACAGCCATGAAAACCAAATGGCGTCAGTATTTTGGCCAACAGTCAATCTAA